One window from the genome of Lynx canadensis isolate LIC74 chromosome E3, mLynCan4.pri.v2, whole genome shotgun sequence encodes:
- the TRAP1 gene encoding heat shock protein 75 kDa, mitochondrial has protein sequence MARELRVLLQWGRSLRAPALAAVPRGKAPLCPWRTPAPSRNPGRNLASSFHAARLLSSQAAEDRTEEPLHSIIRSTETVQGSISKHEFQAETKKLLDIVARSLYSEKEVFIRELISNASDALEKLRHKLVSEGQTLPEMEIHLQTDAEKGTITIQDTGIGMTQEELVSNLGTIARSGSKAFLEALQSQAEASSKIIGQFGVGFYSAFMVADRVEVYSRSADPGSPGYQWLSDGSGVFEIAEASGVRTGTKIIIHLKSDSTEFASEARVRDVVTKYSNFVSFPLYLNGRRINTLQAVWMMDPKDVGEWQHEEFYRYVAQAHDRPRYTLHYRTDAPLNIRSIFYVPEMKPSMFDVSREMGSSIALYSRKVLIQTKATDILPKWLRFVRGVVDSEDVPLNLSRELLQESALIRKLRDLLQQRLIKFFIDQSKKDPEKYAKFFEDYGLFMREGIVTTAEQEVKEDIAKLLRYESSALPAGQLTSLSDYAGRMRAGTRTIYYLCAPSRHLAEHSPYYEAMKQKNMEVLFCYEQFDELTLLHLREFDKKKLISVETDIVVDHYKEEKLEDGSPASDRLSEKETEDLMAWMRNALGSRVTNVKVTLRLDTHPAMITVLEMGAARHFLRMQQLAKTQEERAQVLQPTLEINPRHTLIKKLSQLRDSEPDLAQLLVDQIYENAMIAAGLVDDPRSMVGRLNHLLVKALERH, from the exons GAAAAGCCCCTCTGTGTCCTTGGCGGACCCCAGCCCCGTCCAGGAACCCCGGGAGAAACCTGGCTTCGAGCTTCCACGCCGCACGGCTCTTGAGCTCGCAGGCTGCTGAGGACCGGACGGAGGAGCCCCTGCACTCCATCATCCGCAGCACGGAGACCGTGCAGG GTTCCATTTCCAAACATGAGTTCCAGGCCGAGACAAAGAAGCTTCTGGACATTGTTGCCCGTTCCTTGTACTCTGAGAAAGAG GTGTTTATACGGGAGCTGATCTCCAACGCGAGCGACGCCTTGGAAAAGCTGCGGCACAAGCTGGTGTCTGAAGGCCAAACGCTGCCGGAAATGGAGATTCACTTACAGACGGACGCTGAGAAAGGCACCATCACAATCCAG GACACTGGCATCGGGATGACACAGGAGGAGCTGGTGTCCAACCTGGGGACGATTGCCAGGTCGGGGTCAAAG GCCTTTCTGGAGGCGCTGCAGAGCCAGGCGGAGGCCAGCAGCAAGATCATCGGCCAGTTCGGAGTGGGTTTCTACTCGGCTTTCATGGTGGCTGACAGAGTGGAGGTGTATTCCCGCTCCGCGGACCCGGGCAGCCCTGGTTACCAGTGGCTCTCAGATGG CTCCGGGGTGTTTGAAATCGCTGAAGCCTCGGGAGTGAGAACTGGGACCAAAATCATCATCCACCTCAAGTCAGACAGCACAGAGTTTGCCAGCGAGGCCCGGGTTCGAG ATGTAGTGACAAAATACAGTAACTTTGTCAGCTTCCCCTTGTACCTGAACGGAAGGCGCATTAATACCTTGCAG GCCGTCTGGATGATGGACCCCAAGGACGTGGGCGAGTGGCAGCACGAGGAGTTCTACCGCTATGTCGCTCAGGCCCACGACAGGCCCCGCTACACCCTGCACTACAGGACGGACGCGCCTCTCAACATCCGCAGCATCTTCTATGTGCCGGAAATG AAACCATCCATGTTTGACGTGAGCCGGGAGATGGGCTCCAGCATTGCGCTGTACAGCCGCAAGGTCCTCATCCAGACCAAGGCCACCGACATCCTGCCCAAGTGGCTGCGCTTCGTTCGAG GCGTGGTGGACAGTGAGGACGTCCCCCTGAACCTCAGTCGGGAGCTCCTCCAAGAGAGCGCGCTCATCAG GAAACTCCGGGACCTTCTACAGCAGCGGCTGATAAAATTCTTCATTGACCAGAGTAAAAAAGACCCTGAAAAATATGCCAAGTTTTTTGAAGATTATGGCTTATTCATGAGGGAGGGCATCGTGACCACTGCTGAACAAGAGGTCAAG GAGGATATTGCAAAGCTGCTACGGTACGAGTCCTCGGCACTGCCTGCTGGGCAGCTGACCAGTCTCTCGGACTATGCCGGCCGCATGCGGGCTGGCACCCGCACCATCTACTACCTGTGCGCCCCCAGCCGGCACCTGGCCGAGCATTCACCCTACTATGAGGCCATGAAGCAGAAAAACATGGAG GTTCTCTTCTGCTATGAGCAGTTCGATGAACTGACTTTGCTACACCTTCGTGAGTTTGACAAGAAGAAGCTGATCTCTGTGGAGACGGACATCGTTGTTGATCACTATAAGGAGGAGAAGTTGGAGGACGGGTCCCCAG CCAGTGACCGCCTGTCCGAGAAGGAGACGGAGGACCTGATGGCCTGGATGAGAAATGCGCTGGGGTCACGTGTCACCAACGTGAAG GTGACTCTCCGACTGGACACCCACCCTGCCATGATCACCGTGCTGGAGATGGGGGCCGCCCGGCACTTCCTGCGCATGCAGCAGCTGGCCAAGACCCAGGAGGAGCGCGCTCAGGTCCTGCAGCCCACGCTGGAGATCAACCCCAG ACACACACTGATCAAGAAACTCAGTCAGCTGAGAGACAGTGAGCCTGACCTGGCCCAGCTGCTGGTTGACCAG ATCTACGAGAACGCCATGATCGCTGCAGGCCTTGTGGATGACCCCCGATCCATGGTGGGCCGCCTGAACCACTTACTTGTCAAGGCCCTGGAACGCCACTGA